The DNA sequence CTGACCAATCATATCGGCCGGTTTCGCCCCAGCGGCGCCCGTCACGGCACCGACTTCTACCTGGCCCAAGTCGGCTATGAATATATCTGGCAGGGGATAAAACACCGTGGCGAGTTACTCTATCCAGATTACAGCGGCGATCGCACCCGGGAAGACGCCGAGGTGCGTCTGGTGCCCTATGGCATCGGCCAGTGGGTCCCCGTGTATCTCGACCCGGACGATCCACGCCAGTCGCGACTGATTAGGGGCGTTAAGCTCGAGCAGCTTGGCGATATTATCCTTGGGCTGGCGATTGTCCTGTTTGGCCTGTGGAGCCTGAGAAGCTCGCGGCACCGTTAATCGCGAATCAGTTTGGCGTGCCATACCAAAAGCATTTAAGGATCATAATTTTAAAGATTGGCCTGCATCATTTGAAAGATTCCTCCCCTGGCCCCTTTAAATTTTTCCCCGCGCCCCTATATTGATGATAATGAGCCCTTAGCCGGGCAACCCCAAATCTGCCCATTCGCCCAGGAACATGATATGACGCTTACCGTTTCTCAACCTCAGTGGCCCCTCAATGAGGCGCAACCCGCCATCGTTTTCAGCCAACTCTCCCATCTCGGCCTTATCTCTGTAACCGGCGAGCAGGCACGGACTTTCATCCACGGTCAGGTGACCACAGATATCACCTCCCTGGAAGCAGATCAGTGGCGCTGGGGCGCCCACTGCGATCCTAAGGGCAAGATGCTAGCAAGCTTCAGAACCTTCGCCCATCAAGATGCCCTGCTGATGATGATGCCAAGAGAGACCCTGGCGCTCGACCTGCCGCAGCTACAGAAATATGCCGTGTTCAGCAAGGCAGAACTGGTCGATGCCAGCGACGACTGGTGTTTATTTGGCGTCAGCGGCGAGCAGGCCCTTGCCTGGATAGCCCAGGCCTTCGGCGAGATCGCAGCCGAGCTCACCGAGATCCCAGGCGGCGTCATCCTAAGAGACGGCGAACGCTACATCATTGCCGTCAAGTGCGATACGCAGGCTGAGCTGCTGGCCAAGATTGACCAGCCCATCTATGATTTCAGCGCCTGGCAGGCGATCGAGATCGCCGCCGGTCTGCCCAACCTCTATGCCCGTCATCAGAGCCAATTTGTGCCGCAGATGTGCAACGTGCAGGCGGTCGATGGCATCAGCTTCACCAAGGGCTGCTACATGGGTCAGGAGACCGTGGCCCGCATGAAGTATCGCGGCGGCAACAAGCGCGCCCTCTATATCGTCCAGGGCTCCGCCAGTGTGACGATCGATGACGACAGCCAGCTCGAGATGAAACTGGAAGATGATGAAGGTTATCGCCGCGCCGGCACCATTTTGGAAGCCGTGCAGCGTGACGGTCAGCTGCTGCTGAGCGCCGTGTTGCCCAACGATACGCCGTTAACGGCTCAGCTGAGAGTGGCGGGCGATGAGGCATCAGTTCTCACCCTAGCACCACTGCCCTACTCCCTGGATGAAGAGTAAGATCTGATTTCACCAAAAAGGCGCCAATGGCGCCTTTTTTAATGCACTTTCCTATTATCAATCACTCAGTGCCTAATGCTCAGTGCTTAATGCTCAGAGCCTAGTGCTCAGTGCAACTGACTACTGATCACTCCTTATCCTGATGGCTGTCGCGGATCTTGACCGCCTCATCGACGATCGCCTTGAAATGGCTCACCAGCTCGGGGTCGAAATGCTTACCCGCCTCGCGATCGATCAGCGCCAGGGTATCCTCCACGCTCCAGGCCTGTTTGTAGGGACGAATCGAGGTCAGGGCATCGAACACATCGGCAATGGCCACTATGCGCCCCTCGATGGGGATCTCTTCGCCGCTCAGCCCCTTAGGATAGCCCGAGCCATCCCATTTCTCATGGTGGGTCAGGGCTATGCGCCGCGCCATCTCCAGCATGGGATCCGGATGCTCGCCGATGATCTCGGCGCCTATCTCGGCGTGACGCTGCATCTCTCGCCACTCCTCATCGTCTAACTTGGCGGGCTTCTTCAAAATAGCGTCCGGCGTGCCTATCTTGCCGATGTCGTGCATGGGCGAGGCGTTATAGATAAGCTCACAGAAATGTTCCGACATCCCGGCCTCGCGGGCCAGCAGACGGGCGTAGTGGCTCATGCGGATAACATGCATCCCGGTCTCGTTGTCCTTATACTCGGCGGCGCGGCCCAGGCGGCGAATGATCTCGAGCCGGGTCACCTCCAGCTCACGGGTCCTGGCCTTCACCTCCTGCTCCAGCAGGCGTTTCTGATCGTACAGCGACAGATGAGTCTTCACCCTCGCCTTAACCACGGGGGCACTGACCGGCTTGGTGATATAGTCCACCGCCCCCAGCTCGAACCCTTGGGTCTCGTCGGCCACGTCGGTCAGGGCGGTGACGAAGATCACCGGAATGTGCGCCGTCAAAGGCTCTTGCTTGAGCCGCTTACACACCTCATAGCCATTCATGCCCGGCATCATCACGTCGAGCAAGATGATGTCAGGCGCGCTCTTGCCTGCGATCGCCAGCGCCTTAGGCCCGTCGATCGCCACCTTCACCTTATACTCATCCCCAAGAATACCCACTAAGATATCGATATTCTCCGGGGTATCGTCCACAACCAATACCGTGGCTTTCTCCATCAATCCCTTCTCCAGTTGCACCCTGTGATACTCAGCTGTTTGAGTATAGTTCCTTCACGCCTAAGGCCCCGCTATCCGCCGAGGCGGCGCGCGGCCAAATCTTGCTACCCTGCTTTGTCATACGCCCCAAACGACTATCACGATCAGCCAGCTCACTCACACTTAGTCACTGCTTAAAGCCTAGCCATGCGTAAAGCCTAGCCAATTCGTAAAGCCTAGCTAAAGATCTCCTCCACCAGCTCGATCGCCTCGTCAAACTGATAGGCGTTCACCATGTTGAGCACGGGCGCAATCTTGTTGGCCAGCGAGGTTGGCAGACGATCGCGGATCGCCTGTAGCTTCTCCACCGCCTCGGCGTCCGCCTCCTCCAGCATCTTGAGCAGCTCCTTAATGGCGGCATCCAGCTCCTGGGCCGACATGGGAGGCGCATCGGCAGTCGCCCCCGCCTCGGCGCCATCTTCTTGCGGCAGCGTCTCGGCCCCGGTCTGACTGAGCCAGTCACCTATGGTGGTGCACAGGCTGTCTAACAGCTCGCCCATCTGAGTCAGCGCCTCAGTCACATCGGCCTCGATCGAATCGCTGAGAGTCTGCTCCACCTGCTTGGCCAGGGCCACCAGCTCGGGGCAGCAGAGGTTACCGGCCACCCCTTTGAGGGTGTGGGCGTAACGCACCGCCTCCTCCTGCTTGCCCTCACGCTGTGCGGTGGCGATAAGCTCCGCGCAGCGGGACTGACCCGTATAGAAACGCTCGAATATCCGCCGGTAGAGACGCGCCGAGTTCTGCACCAGCTGCAGCCCCTTATCGATATCCAGCGCCGGGTGCTGTGGCCAATAGGCATCCTGACTGTGTTGATCAGTCTGCTCAGTGCTGGTCTCCTCTATGACCTGACTGTCATCCCCCAGGTATTCCAGCAGCGTCTTATAGAGCAGCGACACCTCGATAGGCTTGGCGATATGGTCGTTCATACCGGCGCGCAGGCACATCTCCTTATCCCCGGCCATGGCGTTGGCCGTCATGGCGATCACCGGCAGGTCTGCCAACTCGGGACGCTTACGCAGCTCGGCGGTGGCCTGATAGCCATCCATTACCGGCATCTGACAATCCATCAGCACCAGATCGAAGCTCTGCATGGCCAGCTTCTCCAGCGCCACCTGACCATTCTCGGCGATCGAGAGGATCACCCCCACCTGCTCGAGAAACTCGCTGGCCACTTCCTGGTTCATCTCGTTGTCTTCCACCAACAGGATGCGCTTGCCCTTGAGCTGCGCCAGCAGGGCAGGACTTACCTCACTGCCCTTGCGCCGCACCGGCATAGCGCCTTGCTTGCCCAGGGCCGACATGATGCCGTCCAGCAGGCGCGAGGCGCTGATCGGCTTAGTGATATAACCCGAGATCTCCGCCTGCTCCGCCTTGTCGATAAAATCACCGTCGGCATGGGCCGAGACGATCAGCGTCTTGGGCGGGTTAGTGCGCTCGCTCAGCAACCGCCGCGCCGTCTCCAGGCCGTCCATCTCAGGCATGCGCCAGTCGATCAGCGCCACCCCATAGTCGGTCTCCTGACAGCGACTCAGCGCCTCGGCACCGCTGCGCACCGTATCCACGGTAAAGCCCATGCTTTCGAGAGTGCTGCGCAGAATATCCCGGGCGGTGGCGTTGTCGTCGGCCACCAGAATCCGCATTCCTTCCAGCTCCTGGGCCACCTTGATCAGCTGATTGTCGGCGACCTTGAAGCGCACGCTGAAGAAGAAGGTGCTGCCGTTGCCGAACTGACTCTCGACGCCGATCTCGCCGCCCATGAGTTCCACCAGCTGCTTACAGATCGCCAGCCCAAGGCCGGTGCCGCCATACTTGCGGGTGGTGGAGCTGTCGGCCTGGCTAAAGGACTGGAACAGCTTGCCGCGCTGCTCCTCGGTGAGGCCTATGCCGTTATCGCGCACGCTGAACTTGAGCAGTATCTCCTCATCCTCGCGCACCAGTTGGCTGATCGACAGCATCACCTCGCCCTGCTCGGTAAACTTGATGGCGTTGTTCATCAAATTGATCAACACCTGACTGAGTCGCAGCGGATCTCCCACTAAGTGGCGGGGAATGTTAGGCGCCACGGCAAACAGCAGCTCGAGCTGCTTGTCGGCGGCCTTGACCGAAAACATGTCGCTGAGATCTTCCAGCATAGTGTCGAGCTGGAAAGGCACTGCCTCGATATCCAGCTTGCCCGCCTCTATCTTGGAGAAGTCCAGGATGTCGTTGATGATCCCCAGCAGCGACTTGGAGGCGCGGTCGATCTTCTCCACATAGTTCTGCTGCTTCTTATCCAAACTGGTCTGTAGACACAGCTGCGACATGCCGATAATGGCGTTCATCGGCGTGCGGATCTCGTGGGACATGTTCGCCAGGAAGTCGCTCTTGGCCTTGCTGGCGGCGTCGGCCACATCCTTGGCCTGGGTCAGCTCCTCGGAGAGCAGCTTGAGGGAGCTGATATCCGCCATGGAGAGCACGGCGGAGCGATATTCCCCCTGCTTGTCGGACAGGCCTGTCATGTTGACGTCCATCCACCTGGCCTCGCCAGCTTGGTTGAGCAGGCGGATCTCCAACTTGACGCTGTCGGCGCCGTCGCCCATCAGGTGTTTAAAGCTGTTCTTAGCCTCGAGCCCCTGCTCAGGATCCTGATAATCGAAGAAGAGACTGCCCTTGAGACGCTCGATCGGCAGCTGCAGGTATTGGCTGAACTGCTCGTTGCAATCTAAGATAACGCCGCGATCGTCGACATTGACTATGCCGATACCCGCGTTATCGAACAGGGCCCTGAAGTGCGCCTCGCGCTTGGCCAGCTCCCTGTCCATCTGCTTGCGCTCGCTGATATCCATCAGGTAACCGTTCCAGACTATGCTGCCATCGTCCTGACGGTCGCCCCTGGCCCCCGCTTGTA is a window from the Shewanella loihica PV-4 genome containing:
- a CDS encoding response regulator, coding for MEKATVLVVDDTPENIDILVGILGDEYKVKVAIDGPKALAIAGKSAPDIILLDVMMPGMNGYEVCKRLKQEPLTAHIPVIFVTALTDVADETQGFELGAVDYITKPVSAPVVKARVKTHLSLYDQKRLLEQEVKARTRELEVTRLEIIRRLGRAAEYKDNETGMHVIRMSHYARLLAREAGMSEHFCELIYNASPMHDIGKIGTPDAILKKPAKLDDEEWREMQRHAEIGAEIIGEHPDPMLEMARRIALTHHEKWDGSGYPKGLSGEEIPIEGRIVAIADVFDALTSIRPYKQAWSVEDTLALIDREAGKHFDPELVSHFKAIVDEAVKIRDSHQDKE
- the ygfZ gene encoding tRNA-modifying protein YgfZ; this translates as MTLTVSQPQWPLNEAQPAIVFSQLSHLGLISVTGEQARTFIHGQVTTDITSLEADQWRWGAHCDPKGKMLASFRTFAHQDALLMMMPRETLALDLPQLQKYAVFSKAELVDASDDWCLFGVSGEQALAWIAQAFGEIAAELTEIPGGVILRDGERYIIAVKCDTQAELLAKIDQPIYDFSAWQAIEIAAGLPNLYARHQSQFVPQMCNVQAVDGISFTKGCYMGQETVARMKYRGGNKRALYIVQGSASVTIDDDSQLEMKLEDDEGYRRAGTILEAVQRDGQLLLSAVLPNDTPLTAQLRVAGDEASVLTLAPLPYSLDEE
- a CDS encoding PAS domain S-box protein, with product MDMSRLRTFRSRIIVQIALPLIAIMAMVLSLIAWFNYRAEESYLYGDLEKQAEMVASRVHHFLSFAEEDTRTFADLLGQMSRDQLVHQDGELKALLTRRLERQSDFYASAIAFRPSLTPNQQPYAPYVYRDQDGVKFLDIGADSYDYTDGQWAWWSEAIDKPQGYWSLPYFDEGAGNILMITFSHPFGPSSPYWGVVTVDLALDALPAMAGIDADRMLVLDDKGRLIYHKDAQLLMSQGTDKWLAPSNDNGDFITLLQSAKSGNSRMLAADGQAYLASVGVVPKLNWRVVIMTQEDKLSHQLYMGLSSLVLTLLLISAVLYLTGYLTARRLSLPIERLAAGIVAFGAGKTKHIEGTRGAVTEVETLTDKFNELAEVLAQREQALLDSRGNRFAKLIDGMSDKSFYCSLEPDGQIAQVSAGVEKVLGVSPDLLKRKYQRMFSDNPINEANWEYMDSALQGNSVPPHQVEMIAANGSVRRLDLFMQPLLSDNGELLSIEMLFNDVTEQFSAAAWSNAVLESAPEAMLIVDEQGQVVFSNSRCQQLFGYDAQQMLALNVDQLVPDSVKHHEALRAKFIGEGVDRRMGLGLGKTLKAKKADGSLFPVEISLGLLPADSDGLRQVAASIRDMTEELATAKRIKDSESRFRGLVGNIPGAVYRTRLGEQWVMEYVSDNIAEITGYPAADFIENKKRVFASLILEADREATDTAINKGIAEQQSFEVQYRIQHRDGSLRWVHEKGKASYDDEGNALWFDGSIQDVTQSKLAQEKIAQSQQQLETITESIPNTVYQLRWIANDQRYFTFLSRACITTLGFHRDQLLANFDLVADCIIESERARIIRALSGESASGLKWIEEFRYQHPTGEQRWLQAGARGDRQDDGSIVWNGYLMDISERKQMDRELAKREAHFRALFDNAGIGIVNVDDRGVILDCNEQFSQYLQLPIERLKGSLFFDYQDPEQGLEAKNSFKHLMGDGADSVKLEIRLLNQAGEARWMDVNMTGLSDKQGEYRSAVLSMADISSLKLLSEELTQAKDVADAASKAKSDFLANMSHEIRTPMNAIIGMSQLCLQTSLDKKQQNYVEKIDRASKSLLGIINDILDFSKIEAGKLDIEAVPFQLDTMLEDLSDMFSVKAADKQLELLFAVAPNIPRHLVGDPLRLSQVLINLMNNAIKFTEQGEVMLSISQLVREDEEILLKFSVRDNGIGLTEEQRGKLFQSFSQADSSTTRKYGGTGLGLAICKQLVELMGGEIGVESQFGNGSTFFFSVRFKVADNQLIKVAQELEGMRILVADDNATARDILRSTLESMGFTVDTVRSGAEALSRCQETDYGVALIDWRMPEMDGLETARRLLSERTNPPKTLIVSAHADGDFIDKAEQAEISGYITKPISASRLLDGIMSALGKQGAMPVRRKGSEVSPALLAQLKGKRILLVEDNEMNQEVASEFLEQVGVILSIAENGQVALEKLAMQSFDLVLMDCQMPVMDGYQATAELRKRPELADLPVIAMTANAMAGDKEMCLRAGMNDHIAKPIEVSLLYKTLLEYLGDDSQVIEETSTEQTDQHSQDAYWPQHPALDIDKGLQLVQNSARLYRRIFERFYTGQSRCAELIATAQREGKQEEAVRYAHTLKGVAGNLCCPELVALAKQVEQTLSDSIEADVTEALTQMGELLDSLCTTIGDWLSQTGAETLPQEDGAEAGATADAPPMSAQELDAAIKELLKMLEEADAEAVEKLQAIRDRLPTSLANKIAPVLNMVNAYQFDEAIELVEEIFS
- a CDS encoding DUF3592 domain-containing protein; protein product: MDKQRVLVSLVITALILFGAALAIRGGLNSYQSLLSYGWQETQAKVLTNHIGRFRPSGARHGTDFYLAQVGYEYIWQGIKHRGELLYPDYSGDRTREDAEVRLVPYGIGQWVPVYLDPDDPRQSRLIRGVKLEQLGDIILGLAIVLFGLWSLRSSRHR